The DNA region AGGCACGAGAAGGCCAGGATCCCCGCCAGTTCCGAAGAATCCGGGGACAGCGAGGCCGGCAAGAAACGCAAGCCCCCAGTGCGTAAGCGCAGCCCCCGCACCGGCCCGCGCGATATGACGCCGTGATCCGACAGTGCATGGACAAGCCTGCGCTGCACGATGGTTGTGCGGCGCGGACTTGCCACGCCGCTATTCGAGTTACACGGGAAGCGGCGTCAAGAACGCACCGGCGCTGCCGTGAAGCGGCGAGGCTGTCGACTACGAAGTCCACCTGTCGGTGTCGCCGCATTCAGGTCGTGTATCTACCAACCAGGTATCAACGCACCGACCTGTCTTGAAGGCAGGTGGGTCATCGTACCGTTCGAATTTTGGCGCACCCATCAATGACGGGGCGCGAGACCTCGACTCCCCTCCAGGCTCAGAGCATCCCTCTCCCGGTATCGGACAGTTCTGATATCGCTTCCAGATATCGGATGGCAAGTCCAGCCGTGGCCGATTGTTGCCGAATGCGCCGTTACCAATACTAAAGGCACGTCATCAAGCTGAGTTTCAGTCCAGCTGTAGCCTGTGTTCTTGTGTGGACGGCATGGCCAGGCACCAGCAGGAACCAGCTCATTGCGCAGGAGCCAGCCATGAACCATCGTGATCATGTGCAGGACGCAAACAACGCGTTCCAGCCCGACCTGCCGCGCGGGGTACATCTGGCCACGCGGCGTCCGGGTTATGTCCACCATGGCATCTATATCGGAGACGGAAAGGTTATCCACTACGCGGGCTTTTCCCGGCGCCTGTGCCGGGGCCCCGTTGAAATCGTCTCGATCGACCAGTTTGCGGCGGGTTTCGGTTTTGAGGTGATCTCCCATCCCTTTGCGAAATATGCGGGCCTTGCCGCCGTGCACCGTGCAGTGTCACGCCTCGGCGAACGCAACTATCGGCTTCTGACCAACAATTGCGAACACTTCTGTCTATGGTGTCTGTTCGGGCATGGCAAAAGCGAACAGGTCCGGGCATGCATCCGCAACCCGGCACACGGAGTGGTCGTGCTCGCGACGCTGGTCGTATTTGCGCTGGGCAGGCAATGGGAGGTTGCTGCGTCCGTCTCCCTCAACTGAATCGCGGGTCAGGAAAAAAAGCGGGCCCCGATCAACGTGCGCGCCTCATCAGCCGGTCACGAAAAGCAGTTGAAGATCGTCCGGCAAAATGGCCTCTCCGAAGCCGCGTCGCCAGTCGTTATCCAGCTTCAGGGCGCATTGACACCGATCAAGTCAATACAGTCCGCCGCAATGCAACATGTCGGCAAGAACTGACTCGCACCAA from Paraburkholderia caribensis includes:
- a CDS encoding lecithin retinol acyltransferase family protein, which codes for MNHRDHVQDANNAFQPDLPRGVHLATRRPGYVHHGIYIGDGKVIHYAGFSRRLCRGPVEIVSIDQFAAGFGFEVISHPFAKYAGLAAVHRAVSRLGERNYRLLTNNCEHFCLWCLFGHGKSEQVRACIRNPAHGVVVLATLVVFALGRQWEVAASVSLN